The following coding sequences lie in one Epinephelus lanceolatus isolate andai-2023 chromosome 24, ASM4190304v1, whole genome shotgun sequence genomic window:
- the LOC117249947 gene encoding NLR family CARD domain-containing protein 3-like yields the protein MKQEELADCLQSKSPAMCQFNLKSNLKEKFQCVFEGIAKAGNPTLLNQIYTELYITEGGTAEVNDEHEVRQIETASRKPDRPETTIRQEDIFKASPGRDEPIRTVMTKGVAGIGKTVLTQKFTLDWAEDKANQDIQFTFPFTFRELNVLKEKKYSLVELVHHFFTETKEAGICRFEEFQVVFIFDGLDECRLPLDFHNNEILTDVTESTSVDVLLTNLIRGKLLPSARLWITTRPAAANQIPPDCVDMVTEVRGFTDPQKEEYFRKRFRDEEQASRIISHIKTSRSLHIMCHIPVFCWITATVLEDVMKTREEGELPKTLTEMYIHFLVVQTKVKNMKYDGGAETDHHWSPESRKMIESLGKLAFDQLQKGNLIFYESDLTECGIDIRAASVYSGVFTQIFKEERGLYKDKVFCFVHLSVQEFLAALHVHLTFINSGVNLMAEEQKTSRWNKLFRDSPEPPHLYQSAVDKALQSPNGHLDLFLRFLLGLSQGTNQTLLQGLLTQTGSSSKMDQDTIQYIKKKIEENPCPERSINLFHCLNELNDRSLVEEIQQSLSSGRLSTDKLSPAQWSALVFILLSSEEDLDVFDLKKYSASEEALLRLLPVVKASNKALLSGCNLSERSCEALSSVLSSQSSSLRHLDLSNNNLKDSGVKMLLAGLESPHCTLETLSLSGCLITEEGCASLASALSSNPSHLRELDLSYNHPGDSGVTLLSAGLKDPHWRLNTLRVEPGGVQWLEPGLRKYYCELTLDPNTAHKFLQLSENNRKVTDLRKEHPYPDHPERFDYWPQVLCEDGLTGRCYWEVEWGGKVYIAVSYRTIGRNGDRDSSKFGGNDRSWCLSCTDGGYNAWHNNSGTLIPLPSSSNRIAVYVDCPAGTLSFYRVSSDTLIHLHTFNTTFTEPVYPGFGYGVKFNSFAHLCPP from the exons AtgaagcaggaggagctggctgactGTCTGCAGAGCA AATCTCCTGCCATGTGCCAATTTAACCTCAAATCTAACCTGAAGGAGaagttccagtgtgtgtttgaggggatCGCTAAAGCAGGAAACCCGACCCTTCTGAATCAGATctacacagagctctacatcacagagggagggactgCAGAGGTCAATGATGAACATGAGGTCAGACAGATTGAAACAGCATCCAGGAAACCAGACAGACCAGAAACAACCATCAGACAAGAAGACATCTTTAAAGCCTCACCTGGAAGAgatgaaccaatcagaacagtgaTGACAAAGGGAGTGGCTGGCATTGGGAAAACAGTCTTAACACAGAAGTTCACTCTGGACTGGGCTGAAGACAAAGCCAACCAGGACATACAGTTCACATTTCCATTCACTTTCAGAGAGCTGaatgtgctgaaagagaaaaagtacagcttggtggaacttgttcatcacttctttacTGAAACCAAAGAAGCAGGAATCTGCAGGTTTGAAGAGTTCCAGGTTGTGTTCATCTTTGACGGTCTGGATGAGTGTCGACTTCCTCTGGACTTCCACAACAATGAGATCCTGACTGATGTTACAGAGTCCACCTCAGTGGATGTGCTGCTGACAAACCtcatcagggggaaactgcttccctctgctcgcctctggataaccacacgacctgcagcagccaatcagatccctcctgactgtgttgacatggtgacagaggtcagagggttcactgacccacagaaggaggagtacttcaggaagagattcagagatgaggagcaggccAGCAGAATCATCTCCCACATCAAGACATCACGAAGCCTCCACATCATGTGCCACatcccagtcttctgctggatcactgctacagttctggaggatgtgatgaagaccagagaggaaggagagctgCCCAAGACCCTGACTGAGATGTACATCCACTTCCTGGTGGTTCAGACCAAAGTGAAGAACATGAAgtatgatggaggagctgagacagATCATCACTGGAGTCCAGAGAGCAGGAAGATGATTGAGTCTCTGGGAAAACTGGCTTTTGATCAGCTGCAGAAAGGCAACCTGATCTTCTATGAATCAGACCTGACAGAGTGTGGCATCGATATCAGAGCAGCCTCAGTGTACTcaggagtgttcacacagatctttaaagaggagagaggactgtacaAGGACAAGGTGTTCTGCTTCGTCCATCTGAGTGTTCAGGAGTTTCTGGCTGCTCTTCATGTCCATCTGACCTTCATCAACTCTGGAGTCAATCTGATGGCAGAGGAACAAAAAACCTCTCGATGGAATAAACTATTTAGAGACAGTCCTGAACCGCCACATCTCTACCAGAGTGCTGTGGACAAGGCCTTACAGAGTCCAAATGGACACCTGGACTTGTTCCTCCGCTTCCTCCTGGGTCTTTCTCAAGGGACCAATCAGACTCTTCTACAAGGCCTgctgacacagacaggaagtagctCAAAGATGGATCAGGATACAATCCAGTACATCAAGAAGAAGATTGAAGAGAACCCCTGTCCAGAGAGAAGCATCAACCTGTTCCACTgtctgaatgaactgaatgatcGTTCTCTAGTGGAGGAGATCCAACAGTCCCTGAGTTCAGGACGTCTCTCCACAGATAAACTGTCTCCTGCTCAGTGGTCAGCTCTGGTCTTCATCTTACTGTCATCAGAAGAAGATCTGGACGTGTTTGACCTGAAGAAATACTCTGCTTCAGAGGAGGCTcttctgaggctgctgccagtgGTCAAAGCCTCCAACAAAGCTCT ACTGAGCGGCTGTAAcctctcagagagaagctgtgaagctctgtcctcagttctcagctcccagtcctccagtctgagacacctggacctgagtaacaacaacctgaaggattcaggagtgaaaATGCTGTTGGCTGGACTGGAGAGTCCACACTGTACTctggaaactctcag TCTGTCAGGCTGTCTGATCACAGAGGAAGGCTGTGCttctctggcctcagctctgagctccaacccctcccatctgagagagctggacctgagctaCAACCATCCAGGAGACTCAGGAGTGACGCTGCTGTCTGCTGGACTGAAGGATCCACACTGGAGACTGAACACTCTCAG GGTGGAGCCCGGTGGAGTCCAGTGGTTGGAACCAGGTTTGAGGAAGT ATTACTGTGAGCTCACACTGGACCCAAACACGGCGCACAAATTCCTCCAGCTGTCTGAAAACAACAGAAAGGTGACAGACCTGAGGAAGGAGCACCCGTACCCTGACCACCCGGAAAGGTTTGACTACTGGCCTCAGGTGCTGTGTGAAGATGGCCTGACCGGTCGatgttactgggaggtggaaTGGGGGGGAAAGGTTTATATCGCCGTGAGCTACAGGACAATCGGACGAAATGGAGACCGCGACAGCTCCAAATTCGGAGGGAACGACCGGTCCTGGTGTCTGAGCTGCACCGATGGAGGATACAACGCCTGGCACAATAACAGTGGGACGCTCATCCCTCTTCCTTCATCCTCTAACAGAATAGCAGTGTATGTGGACTGTCCTGCTGGGACTCTGTCCTTCTACAgagtctcctctgacacattGATCCACCTCCACACCTTCAACACCACGTTCACCGAACCTGTGTATCCTGGGTTTGGCTACGGGGTGAAGTTTAACTCCTTCGCGCATCTGTGCCCGCCGTAG